The Bacteroidales bacterium genome includes a region encoding these proteins:
- a CDS encoding DUF1624 domain-containing protein — MNTEENSSGRLVSLDAFRGFTIAAMILVNFPGNGEHVFPPLEHARWNGWTPTDLIFPFFLFIVGVSIVLSLTKRKQQAGSMSPLHRKIIWRAVKIFAVGLILNALGLIPDFHLSELRITGVLQRIAIVYLICSFLFLHVSLRWQVIIGAAVLVVYWIVMMFVPVPGAGIPMLEPGVNLAAWVDNQLLPGAMWQGTWDPEGILSTFPAVVTGMTGVLAGILLKSDQTQERKIILLFSAGFCVLILGRIWGWFFPINKNLWTSSFVLFTSGLAAMTLAVTMFVVDVLGYVRFAKPGVIFGSNAITVYVLAGILSPLFYQLKVGGDSLNMHFFRLFTGACLPPQLVSALYAFLYVCIIFIPAWLLYRKKIFIKL, encoded by the coding sequence ATGAATACGGAAGAAAATTCGTCCGGTCGTCTTGTCAGCCTCGATGCTTTCAGGGGATTTACCATTGCCGCCATGATCCTTGTCAATTTTCCGGGAAACGGGGAACATGTATTCCCTCCCCTTGAGCATGCCCGCTGGAATGGGTGGACGCCGACAGACCTCATTTTTCCTTTTTTTCTTTTCATAGTTGGTGTTTCCATCGTACTGAGCCTAACAAAACGAAAACAGCAGGCCGGTTCAATGTCACCCCTTCACCGGAAAATCATCTGGCGGGCGGTGAAAATTTTTGCTGTCGGGCTGATTCTGAATGCGCTCGGACTGATCCCTGATTTCCATCTGTCGGAATTGCGTATTACCGGTGTTTTACAGCGAATAGCAATAGTGTATCTTATCTGCTCTTTCCTTTTTCTGCATGTTTCACTTCGCTGGCAGGTAATCATCGGAGCGGCGGTTCTTGTTGTTTACTGGATTGTGATGATGTTTGTTCCCGTTCCCGGAGCAGGGATTCCCATGCTCGAACCGGGGGTAAATCTGGCTGCCTGGGTTGATAATCAACTTTTGCCGGGCGCCATGTGGCAGGGTACATGGGATCCGGAAGGTATTCTGAGTACCTTCCCGGCTGTGGTTACGGGAATGACCGGTGTGCTGGCCGGAATCCTTCTTAAAAGCGACCAGACACAGGAACGAAAGATTATTCTTCTGTTCAGTGCCGGTTTTTGTGTTCTCATACTCGGCCGCATCTGGGGTTGGTTCTTTCCCATCAATAAAAACCTGTGGACCAGTTCCTTTGTGCTGTTTACCTCCGGACTGGCTGCTATGACACTTGCCGTTACGATGTTTGTTGTGGATGTGCTCGGGTATGTGCGTTTTGCAAAACCGGGCGTCATTTTTGGCTCCAATGCGATTACGGTTTATGTGCTGGCCGGCATCCTTTCCCCGTTGTTCTACCAACTGAAAGTCGGGGGAGACAGCCTGAACATGCATTTTTTCAGGTTGTTTACCGGAGCCTGTCTTCCGCCCCAGCTGGTCAGTGCCCTTTACGCCTTCCTTTATGTGTGCATCATCTTTATTCCTGCCTGGCTTCTGTACCGCAAAAAAATATTTATCAAACTTTAA
- a CDS encoding glycoside hydrolase family 3 protein, whose amino-acid sequence MKTILRIILYVILGAVLVLILFVAGTLVHTGSKASKAVKQSYQFLTPEAPFRTADDGFQYRDLNKNGKLDVYEDSRRTIDERTDDLLAQMTLEEKAGCMFITMIGMGKNGNLLEKPTLSDPFSFALPPTSEMVLTKRMNHFNIYTSMDPRSMAVWYNRLQKLAERTRLGIPVTIASDPRNAYTKNFLAGAPAGSFSQWCEPIGFAAIGDSFLTWKHGDIARQEYLAVGIRVALHPMADLATEPRWPRINGTFGEDATLASRMVYAYIKGFQGDSIGPGSVACMTKHFSGGGPQKEGLDPHFQFTKGQVYPGNNFKYHLIPFEAAFRAGTAEIMPYYGIPVGQTSEDVGMGFNKDIITGLLRNTYHFNGIVCTDWGLLTDSKAFGITILPARAHGMMHKTVEERMLKVIEAGVDQFGGEAIPEVLVKLVKEGKISEARIDSSVRRLLRMKFQLGLFDQPFVDVEKASEIVGNKEFRRWAELSQRKAITLLKNDTVGEGNILPLKGKLKIYVRNISPAVASRYAEVVDDPKMADIAILRLDAPYEPRKGFLEQMFHHGDLDFKGKQKEEILGLLNKVPTIVDIYLDRPAVIPEIAADAVALLADFGANDEAVLDVIFGKFQPEGKLPFELPSSMEAVRNQKEDLPYDSENPLFPFGFGLHYR is encoded by the coding sequence ATGAAAACGATTCTGCGCATTATCCTTTACGTGATTCTGGGTGCAGTGCTTGTGCTGATACTCTTTGTAGCCGGCACATTGGTTCACACCGGTTCAAAAGCTTCAAAAGCGGTGAAGCAGAGTTATCAGTTTCTGACGCCTGAGGCGCCGTTCCGTACCGCCGATGATGGTTTTCAATACCGCGACCTGAACAAGAACGGGAAGCTGGATGTATATGAAGACAGCCGTCGTACAATTGATGAGCGTACGGATGATCTTCTGGCACAGATGACACTGGAAGAAAAGGCCGGATGTATGTTCATTACCATGATCGGGATGGGGAAGAATGGAAACCTGCTGGAAAAACCCACTCTCAGTGATCCGTTTTCGTTCGCTTTGCCGCCCACCTCGGAAATGGTGCTCACAAAGCGCATGAATCATTTTAATATTTATACCTCCATGGATCCCCGGTCCATGGCAGTATGGTATAACCGGCTGCAGAAACTGGCCGAACGCACCCGTCTGGGGATTCCGGTCACCATTGCTTCGGACCCGAGGAATGCCTATACAAAGAATTTTCTGGCCGGAGCACCGGCAGGTTCTTTTTCGCAATGGTGCGAGCCCATTGGCTTTGCTGCCATTGGTGATTCATTCCTTACCTGGAAGCATGGTGATATTGCACGGCAGGAGTACCTGGCTGTGGGAATCCGTGTAGCCCTTCATCCTATGGCTGATCTGGCTACCGAACCTCGCTGGCCGCGTATCAACGGAACCTTCGGAGAGGATGCCACCCTGGCTTCGCGCATGGTGTATGCGTATATCAAAGGGTTTCAGGGCGATAGTATCGGTCCGGGGAGCGTAGCCTGCATGACCAAACACTTCAGCGGAGGCGGCCCTCAGAAAGAAGGTCTTGATCCCCACTTTCAGTTCACCAAAGGTCAGGTTTATCCAGGAAATAATTTCAAATACCATTTAATCCCCTTCGAAGCCGCTTTCAGGGCAGGAACGGCTGAAATCATGCCTTATTACGGTATTCCCGTTGGCCAAACTTCAGAAGACGTTGGGATGGGATTCAACAAGGATATCATTACCGGCTTGCTCAGAAATACATACCATTTTAATGGTATTGTCTGCACCGACTGGGGTCTTCTTACCGATTCCAAAGCTTTTGGCATTACCATCCTGCCTGCCAGGGCACACGGTATGATGCACAAGACGGTCGAAGAACGCATGCTCAAAGTGATAGAAGCTGGAGTAGATCAGTTTGGCGGTGAGGCAATTCCTGAAGTTCTGGTTAAACTGGTGAAGGAAGGCAAAATCAGCGAAGCCCGCATCGACAGTTCCGTAAGACGCCTGCTGAGAATGAAATTTCAGCTGGGTTTGTTCGACCAGCCCTTTGTGGACGTGGAAAAAGCTTCTGAGATCGTCGGGAACAAAGAGTTCCGCAGATGGGCTGAACTTTCCCAGCGAAAGGCTATTACCTTGCTGAAAAATGATACTGTGGGTGAAGGCAACATTCTCCCCCTGAAAGGGAAACTGAAAATATACGTCCGGAATATCAGTCCCGCGGTGGCTTCGCGTTATGCTGAGGTAGTGGATGATCCCAAAATGGCCGATATAGCAATTCTTCGCCTTGATGCTCCTTATGAACCCCGCAAAGGTTTTCTCGAACAGATGTTTCATCATGGTGATCTTGATTTTAAAGGGAAACAAAAGGAAGAAATCCTCGGATTACTGAACAAGGTGCCGACCATAGTTGACATATATCTTGACCGGCCGGCCGTAATTCCTGAAATTGCGGCTGATGCCGTAGCCCTGCTGGCTGACTTTGGCGCCAATGATGAGGCTGTACTGGATGTGATATTCGGCAAGTTCCAGCCGGAGGGAAAATTGCCGTTTGAGTTGCCCTCTTCAATGGAAGCAGTGAGAAATCAGAAGGAGGATCTCCCGTATGATTCGGAAAATCCGCTCTTTCCTTTTGGATTTGGCTTGCATTACCGGTAA
- a CDS encoding peptidase M64, whose protein sequence is MRRIPWPRIAALLSGILVFSVLAAQNFDARFLRRTLRMDYIHSGSSGKSEISLYRLIEEPFWGGPVKNLIDTFNYGECMVKMFDLNTNALLYSRGFSTLFNEWLTTPQARTEVFAFEESILLPFPREKVKVVLYQRDKEQEFQPLFSTVIDPGSPAIIRDQLPAYSSGTITGEGLAENTLDIVILPEGYTSAEKEKFIRDATRFADNLLSWAPYRDLRKKIRFRYVFAPSDESGTDVPGDSIWKRTLFDTHFYTFGTERYLSVKNIWKMHDVAAVVPYDAVCVLVNTTKYGGGGIFNFYTVCTADNNASYFVFCHEFGHAFAGLADEYYDSEVAYEGFYNLKKEPWEPNITTLVQFEKKWKDMLEPGTPVPTPPSDQYKNKIGVFEGGGYMAKGIYRPWINCSMRGVVNDGFCPVCKRAITRMVNFISDN, encoded by the coding sequence ATGAGAAGAATACCCTGGCCAAGAATTGCGGCCTTACTGAGCGGAATCCTTGTTTTTTCGGTTCTTGCCGCCCAGAACTTTGATGCACGGTTCCTGCGCCGGACGTTGCGCATGGATTATATCCATTCAGGTTCTTCCGGGAAATCAGAAATTTCATTGTACCGGCTCATCGAAGAGCCTTTCTGGGGAGGACCTGTGAAAAACCTGATCGATACATTCAACTACGGCGAATGCATGGTGAAAATGTTTGATCTGAATACGAATGCATTGTTATACAGCCGTGGATTTTCCACATTGTTTAATGAGTGGCTTACAACCCCTCAGGCCAGGACGGAAGTTTTTGCTTTTGAGGAAAGTATCCTTTTGCCGTTCCCCAGGGAAAAGGTAAAAGTGGTTCTCTACCAGCGCGATAAGGAACAGGAATTTCAGCCTTTGTTCTCAACGGTTATTGATCCGGGTTCACCGGCCATTATCCGGGATCAGCTTCCTGCCTATTCCTCAGGAACGATAACCGGTGAAGGACTTGCTGAAAATACCCTCGATATAGTGATTCTGCCCGAGGGGTATACATCGGCCGAAAAGGAAAAATTCATCAGAGACGCAACCCGGTTTGCTGATAATTTACTTTCGTGGGCTCCATACAGGGATTTACGCAAAAAGATACGCTTTCGCTATGTTTTTGCTCCTTCTGATGAATCCGGCACCGATGTTCCGGGTGATTCCATATGGAAGCGAACCCTTTTTGATACCCATTTTTATACATTTGGCACGGAACGGTATCTCTCTGTGAAAAATATCTGGAAGATGCATGATGTGGCTGCCGTGGTTCCGTACGATGCTGTTTGCGTGCTGGTTAATACCACAAAATACGGGGGAGGAGGTATTTTTAATTTTTACACCGTTTGTACTGCCGACAACAACGCTTCTTATTTTGTTTTTTGTCATGAATTTGGTCATGCGTTTGCCGGCCTGGCTGATGAGTATTATGATTCGGAGGTTGCCTACGAGGGTTTTTATAACCTGAAAAAGGAACCATGGGAACCCAATATCACAACCCTGGTTCAATTTGAAAAGAAATGGAAGGACATGCTCGAACCGGGAACCCCTGTTCCGACACCGCCTTCCGATCAGTATAAAAACAAGATAGGTGTTTTTGAGGGAGGTGGATACATGGCGAAAGGCATCTACCGTCCATGGATTAACTGTTCCATGCGCGGGGTGGTGAACGATGGCTTCTGCCCGGTATGCAAAAGAGCCATTACCCGCATGGTGAATTTTATCTCAGACAACTGA
- a CDS encoding RNA polymerase sigma factor codes for MEKQSDAYYIGQVLAGNTGALKYLIDRYQHMAFTLAYRVLNDEGEAEEVCQDAFLKAYKSLGSLKNHAHFSTWLYSIVYHSAISAVRKRKIHFVSIEQKGNTNLSELTEDEGDGTDEIGRDQLDKALLKLDETDRVIVSLYYLQDYDVRTLCGVTGLSPSNVKIRLFRARKKLYEILSCYVYEK; via the coding sequence ATGGAAAAGCAGTCTGATGCATATTATATTGGTCAGGTTCTTGCCGGCAATACCGGAGCGTTGAAGTATCTGATTGATCGCTACCAGCATATGGCATTTACGCTGGCATACAGGGTGCTTAATGACGAAGGGGAAGCAGAAGAGGTATGTCAGGATGCCTTTCTGAAAGCCTACAAATCACTCGGAAGCCTGAAAAACCATGCGCATTTTTCAACCTGGCTTTACAGTATTGTTTATCATTCAGCTATTTCGGCCGTGCGGAAACGGAAAATTCATTTTGTTTCCATCGAGCAGAAAGGAAACACTAATCTGAGCGAGCTGACCGAGGACGAGGGGGATGGTACGGACGAGATTGGCCGGGATCAACTGGATAAGGCCCTGCTGAAGCTTGATGAGACGGACCGGGTAATTGTTTCCCTGTACTATCTTCAGGATTACGATGTCAGGACTTTGTGCGGGGTTACAGGACTCTCTCCTTCCAACGTAAAGATTCGTTTGTTCAGAGCCAGAAAAAAGCTGTACGAAATTTTATCCTGTTATGTTTATGAAAAATAG
- a CDS encoding FKBP-type peptidyl-prolyl cis-trans isomerase: MKHYSLILVSLLVLSSCGNKKIPSVALKNAEDSVSYYIGVHLANQYLLTNGTDSFININAFAMGAKDALDKKVTTDKSQVLMYIQEYFTKKFYKQADDNKKAAEDFLAKNKEAEGVMTDSTGLQYKVERLGTGPKPGPEDLVTVKYEGSLLNGEVFDSNMNDSVPAQFHLNQVIPGWSRGLQLMPAGSRYKLFIPPDMAYGMRPPTEKIAPNSLLIFTVELLDVKKAETPKKK; the protein is encoded by the coding sequence ATGAAGCATTATTCTCTTATTCTGGTATCATTATTGGTATTAAGTTCCTGCGGCAATAAAAAGATTCCCAGTGTAGCCCTTAAAAATGCAGAAGATTCTGTAAGCTACTACATTGGTGTTCATCTGGCCAATCAGTATCTGCTTACCAATGGAACGGACTCCTTTATTAACATTAACGCCTTTGCTATGGGGGCAAAGGATGCTCTTGATAAAAAGGTGACCACCGACAAGTCGCAGGTATTAATGTACATTCAGGAGTACTTCACCAAGAAGTTCTACAAACAGGCTGATGACAATAAAAAGGCTGCCGAAGATTTTCTGGCAAAAAATAAGGAAGCAGAAGGTGTTATGACTGATTCAACAGGATTGCAGTACAAAGTTGAACGGCTTGGTACCGGGCCCAAACCAGGACCTGAGGATCTGGTAACCGTGAAATATGAAGGTTCTCTTTTGAACGGCGAGGTATTTGACAGCAATATGAACGATTCTGTCCCGGCCCAGTTTCATTTGAACCAGGTTATACCCGGCTGGTCGCGCGGACTTCAGCTGATGCCTGCCGGCTCACGCTACAAATTGTTCATTCCTCCTGATATGGCATACGGAATGAGACCTCCTACGGAAAAAATTGCACCCAACTCCCTGCTTATTTTTACCGTTGAACTGCTTGATGTAAAAAAAGCTGAAACACCTAAAAAGAAATAA
- a CDS encoding FKBP-type peptidyl-prolyl cis-trans isomerase, whose translation MVPCILFAQKPSKKGTIQLKNELDSVSYALGLSLGNSLKQNNLSNVNTDLLVTGIRQMISQDAKPLFDESAANDIIRAYLTKTFAAENAAYLKESKKFLEENSKKEGVVTLPSGLQYMVLKEGTGEKPLETDYVTTHYTGMTTDGKVFDSSVERGEPVTFPLNGVIRGWTEALQLMKVGSKWRIFIPPDMAYGENPPPNSGIKPNQVLIFDVELISVQKNETPVEEEQSPNQ comes from the coding sequence ATGGTTCCCTGCATCCTCTTTGCGCAGAAACCATCAAAAAAAGGGACCATCCAGCTTAAGAACGAACTCGATTCCGTTTCGTATGCCCTTGGTTTAAGTCTGGGAAACAGTCTTAAGCAAAACAACCTCAGCAATGTCAATACAGATTTGCTGGTAACCGGAATCCGGCAAATGATTTCGCAGGATGCAAAGCCTTTGTTTGACGAATCGGCTGCCAATGATATCATCCGGGCTTATCTTACAAAAACTTTTGCTGCTGAAAATGCTGCCTATCTGAAGGAAAGCAAAAAGTTTCTTGAGGAAAACAGCAAGAAAGAAGGCGTGGTAACCCTTCCCAGCGGATTGCAATATATGGTTCTTAAGGAAGGTACCGGTGAGAAACCTCTGGAAACAGACTATGTAACCACGCATTATACCGGCATGACCACCGACGGGAAGGTTTTTGACAGCTCTGTGGAACGCGGCGAACCCGTTACTTTCCCTCTGAACGGAGTAATCCGTGGCTGGACTGAAGCACTTCAGCTGATGAAGGTTGGATCCAAATGGAGAATTTTCATTCCTCCCGACATGGCCTATGGAGAAAATCCTCCGCCAAACAGTGGCATTAAGCCCAATCAGGTGCTCATTTTCGATGTCGAACTCATTTCGGTTCAGAAGAATGAAACACCTGTCGAAGAAGAACAATCACCAAATCAATAA